From one Mytilus trossulus isolate FHL-02 chromosome 10, PNRI_Mtr1.1.1.hap1, whole genome shotgun sequence genomic stretch:
- the LOC134686154 gene encoding uncharacterized protein LOC134686154 yields MASNIPLCGPCERENEHHQASSWCSTCGEGLCKNCSKEHKKNRASSKHTVVLLGSMSRLSETMILQWNRCEAHSEKEISLFCRNHDQLCCTLCIPGFHRRCDDVICIVDASKHCRRGFALSDLQTRIKNLSHIYESILKKKNDNIIALENEPVLIGQHIPENNVTAYLKKNKKLREDFSVKRDILTQKIIEESDEILKKKTRLDSFYMDLQTLGKEDSEADQQLFVAVKRFDIALHKLEQDTQEGHLTKMYSILQARPTTDISSILATPQIMDHNMADIPELSKLIQCQSLSIGSGNLKLIKTIDLKNLVDFDSPWVWKVCVFPSFKKVALSDTKQKCIYIYDCERGTIDTMRFGDNFEPYYITTFDTNHALVAAVNGQLLKINILDLSVDEDIKICSETQFPMLCVGDYLLICENQHIIIVTKHGLIIRKIHLDDAVGYMCSYGDNRFIYTSFYSHIECMTLEGNSLFKVTRSDLNNHFRDKSRYEPMGVSVDKNNFIYVVLFEKHILRLTPEGKIDKFVLDLEFPGYGMAYNSATDELVLIHNWDTFEFYKIE; encoded by the coding sequence ATGGCTTCAAACATTCCTTTATGTGGGCCATGCGAAAGAGAAAATGAACATCACCAAGCTTCATCATGGTGCAGTACATGTGGAGAGGGGTTGTgtaaaaattgttcaaaagaGCATAAGAAAAACCGTGCAAGCTCAAAACACACGGTGGTATTGCTAGGAAGTATGAGCAGATTGAGTGAAACGATGATTTTACAGTGGAACCGTTGTGAGGCGcattctgaaaaagaaatatctCTATTTTGCCGTAATCACGATCAGTTGTGCTGTACTCTTTGTATCCCAGGCTTCCATCGCAGGTGTGATGATGTTATATGCATAGTTGATGCCTCAAAACATTGCAGACGAGGTTTTGCTCTCTCGGATTTGCAAACGCGAATAAAAAATCTGAGCCATATTTAtgaatcaattttgaaaaaaaagaatgacaaCATCATTGCACTTGAAAATGAACCAGTTCTCATTGGACAACATATCCCAGAAAATAATGTAACGGCctatttgaagaaaaacaaaaaacttaggGAAGATTTTTCGGTTAAAAGGGATATTCTTACTCAAAAAATCATAGAAGAGAGtgatgaaatattgaaaaagaagaCACGTTTAGATAGCTTTTATATGGATTTACAAACACTCGGAAAAGAGGATTCAGAAGCAGATCAGCAACTATTTGTCGCTGTTAAAAGGTTTGACATAGCTCTGCATAAGCTGGAGCAAGACACGCAAGAAGGCCACCTAACAAAGATGTATTCAATTTTACAAGCTCGACCAACAACTGATATATCAAGCATACTTGCAACACCGCAAATCATGGACCATAATATGGCTGATATACCAGAACTTTCAAAGCTCATTCAATGCCAATCATTATCGATTGGATCAGGGAATTTAAAGCTAATAAAAACTATTGACTTAAAAAACTTGGTTGATTTTGATAGTCCGTGGGTATGGAAAGTTTGTGTGTTCCCTTCTTTTAAGAAAGTTGCATTATCAGATACCAAGCAGAAGTGTATTTACATTTACGACTGCGAGAGGGGGACGATAGACACAATGAGATTTGGTGATAACTTTGAGCCGTATTACATAACTACATTTGATACCAATCATGCTCTAGTTGCTGCAGTTAATGGTCAGCttttaaaaatcaacattttagaTTTATCCGTCGatgaagatataaaaatatgttcagAAACCCAGTTCCCGATGCTATGTGTCGGAGATTATTTACTAATTTGTGAAAATCAGCACATTATTATAGTAACAAAGCATGGTCTGATCATTAGGAAAATACATTTGGATGATGCAGTAGGTTATATGTGTTCTTATGGGGATAATAGATTTATTTATACTTCATTTTACTCTCACATTGAATGTATGACTCTCGAAGGCAATTCGTTATTCAAGGTCACTCGATCAGATTTAAACAATCACTTTAGAGATAAATCTCGTTATGAACCAATGGGTGTTTCTGTTGATAAGAATAACTTCATTTACgttgttttgtttgaaaaacaCATCCTTCGGTTGACTCCAGAGGGAAAAATTGACAAGTTTGTTCTTGATCTAGAGTTCCCGGGGTATGGAATGGCATACAATAGTGCAACTGATGAACTGGTTCTTATTCATAATTGGGACacatttgaattttacaaaatcgAATGA